A single Argentina anserina chromosome 7, drPotAnse1.1, whole genome shotgun sequence DNA region contains:
- the LOC126801825 gene encoding CEN-like protein 1, whose product MSRMMETLTLGRVVGEVVDMFSPTVKMDVIYSSNKQVCNGHEIMPSIITDKPRVDIGGQDMRAAYTLIMTDPDFPSPSDPCLREHLHWLVTDIPGTTDVSFGREVVEYETPKPVVGIHRYVFLLFRQARGRQTVRVPASRDNFNTRKFSEENDLGLPVAAVYFNAQRETAARRR is encoded by the exons ATGTCAAGGATGATGGAGACCCTAACTCTTGGAAGAGTGGTTGGAGAGGTTGTAGACATGTTCTCCCCAACTGTGAAAATGGATGTAATTTATAGCAGCAACAAACAAGTCTGTAATGGCCATGAGATCATGCCTTCTATCATTACTGATAAGCCTCGTGTGGACATCGGTGGTCAAGATATGAGGGCTGCTTATACATTA ATTATGACAGACCCTGATTTCCCAAGCCCCAGTGATCCATGCTTGAGAGAACATCTCCACTG GTTGGTGACAGACATTCCTGGTACCACTGATGTCTCCTTTG GAAGAGAAGTTGTGGAGTATGAAACTCCGAAGCCGGTGGTGGGGATTCACCGTTACGTGTTTCTGTTGTTCAGGCAGGCTAGAGGGAGGCAGACGGTGAGAGTTCCGGCTTCGCGGGACAACTTCAACACAAGAAAGTTTTCAGAAGAGAATGATCTTGGCCTGCCTGTGGCCGCTGTCTACTTCAATGCACAAAGAGAAACTGCAGCCAGAAGAAGATAA